TCTGCCGCCGCTCGGTGACGTCGAAGTCGTCGCCGGTCAAAGTGTCGCGCACCCGCACCTGCCCCTTGGCGGGACGGGAGAAGAAGCCGCGCGTGCCCCGGTATTCGTACAGGCTGAGCCGCGACTGCGCGCAGCCCATCAGCACGTCCTTGTCCTGGCTGGGCAGATCGGCGCCCTTCTCGCGCAAGAAGCGCTCGACGGGGGTCGAGCCGTCCTTCTGGCGGCGGTCGAAGAGGAACCAGTTGAAGAAGGCCTGCATCCGCTGCTCGTAGCAGCGGTCGTCGGCGTGCACCTCGCCGCCGGTCTGCGCGAAGTATTCCTCCCTCGCCCGCACCAGCTCGTCGACTTCGCGGCCGAAGTACTGCAGGAGCATGTCGACCTGGGGCTGGATCATGAACCGCCTTCGATGATCTGCATGAAGCGCCGGAACAGGTATCGGCTGTCGTGCGGACCTGGATTGTCCTCCGGATGGTACTGCACCGCGAACATCCTCAGATCGGGGGCGGCGATGCCCTCGACGGTATTGTCGTACAGGTTGATGTGCGTCACCTGGACCTTGCCTTCCAGCGACTTGTGGTCGACGGCGAAGCCATGGTTCTGCGAGGTGAGGTCGATCTTGTCGCCGATGACGTCGCGAACCGGATGGTTCGCGCCGCGATGGCCGAACTTCAGCTTGTACGTCTTCCCCCCCATCGCAAGCGCGAGGATCTGGTTCCCCAGGCAGATGCCCATCACCGGGACCTTCCCGAGCAATTCGCGCGCCTGCACGTCGGCGCCCACGACCGCGGCCGGGTCGCCCGGCCCGTTCGAGAGGACGACGCCGTCCGGCTTGCGCGCGAGAATCTCGGATGCGGGCGTGCGCGACGGCACGACGGTCACGCCACAGCCGATGTCGACGAGCTGCCTGAGGATTCCTCTTTTCACGCCGTAGTCGACGACGACCACTTCGTGCTTGCGCGCCTGCGGTTCGCGGCCGGCGACGCCCTGCTCCCAGCGGTACGGCGCCTTGGTCGAGACCCTGGTGGCCAGATCCTGGCCTTCCATCCCCGGCGCCTTTCGCGCGCGCTCGATCAGCGCCTTCGCCGACGCGCCGCTGCTGTCGATGATTCCCTGCTGCGCCCCCGTGGTCCGCAGGATGCGGACGAGCCTCCGGGTGTCGACGCCCTCGATGCCGACCAGGGCGTTGCGCTCGAGGAAATGCGGCAGCGACTGCTGCGAGCGCCAGTTCGAGGGTTCCCTGCAGACCCTGCGCGCGATCAGGCCCGCCGCCTGCGCGGTCTCCGCCTGCTCGTCTCCGGAGTGGATGCCGTAGTTGCCCACCTCGCTGACGGTGAACGTCACGAGCTGTCCGGCGTAGGAAGGATCGGTGAGGATCTCCTGATAGCCGGTATGGCTGGTGTTGAAGACGACTTCGCCGACCGTTTCCCCCTCCGCCCCGACCGCCGTGCCTTCGAATACCTCGCCGCACGCCAGCGCCAGCATCGCCTTCTTCGGACCGCTCACTTCCCCTCCTCATGCACCAGCTTGCCAGCCACGAAGGTTTTCACGACCTTTCCCCGAAGCGTCCAGCCCGCGAACGGACTGTTTCGCGATCTCGAATAGAAACGTTGCGGGTCCACTTTCCATTCACGCTCCGCGTCGATGACGGCCACGTCCGCGGATGCGCCCGCGCCGAGCGTTCCATACGGCAGGCCGAAGCAGCGGGCCGGTCCCACGGTGAGCCGCTCCACGGCGCGAGGCAGGGGCAGCTCGCCCGAGCGCACGAGCGCGAGCGTCAACGCGAGCGATGTCTCGAGTCCGATGATTCCGTTCGCCGCGTGGATGAATTCCACCTGCTTGTCGAGGGCCCCGTGGGGAGCATGGTCGGTGGCGATGGCTTCGATGGTGCCGTCGTTCAATGCCGCGACCACGGCCGCCCGATCGCTTTCCGCCCGCAGCGGGGGGCTCATCTTCGCGTGCGTATCGTACGGGTCTGCCGCGGGCTGGTCGCCCGAAGCCGCCATGCCGGCGACGGCCTCGTCGGTGAGCGTGAAGTGGTGCGGCGTCGCCTCCGCGGTGATGCGGACGCCGCGCGCTTTCGCCTCGCGGATGGCGCGCACGCTCCCCGCCGCGCTGACGTGAGCGACGTGG
The sequence above is drawn from the Deltaproteobacteria bacterium genome and encodes:
- the carA gene encoding glutamine-hydrolyzing carbamoyl-phosphate synthase small subunit → MLALACGEVFEGTAVGAEGETVGEVVFNTSHTGYQEILTDPSYAGQLVTFTVSEVGNYGIHSGDEQAETAQAAGLIARRVCREPSNWRSQQSLPHFLERNALVGIEGVDTRRLVRILRTTGAQQGIIDSSGASAKALIERARKAPGMEGQDLATRVSTKAPYRWEQGVAGREPQARKHEVVVVDYGVKRGILRQLVDIGCGVTVVPSRTPASEILARKPDGVVLSNGPGDPAAVVGADVQARELLGKVPVMGICLGNQILALAMGGKTYKLKFGHRGANHPVRDVIGDKIDLTSQNHGFAVDHKSLEGKVQVTHINLYDNTVEGIAAPDLRMFAVQYHPEDNPGPHDSRYLFRRFMQIIEGGS